In Capsicum annuum cultivar UCD-10X-F1 chromosome 7, UCD10Xv1.1, whole genome shotgun sequence, one genomic interval encodes:
- the LOC107878418 gene encoding probable WRKY transcription factor 65 isoform X2, with product MEDRLYKSSFFHKQEDSTGTPPDNAADSCFSGDEAAEVNMPSPRKRRGAKRKVISVPIIEADGSRSKGEVYPPPDSWSWRKYGQKPIKGSPYPRGYYRCSSSKGCPARKQVERSCLDPTMLLITYCSDHNHQLPAATATKHHHTAAAGATSPSTSTGTAVDINPSAASDTAKKSSPEEHETNIFAGFSEFAGELGWFSDMGTSTLMESASTSATSIVGSTWNDSDVALMLPIREEDQSLYGDLGELPECSFVFRRYSVETTCCGGTG from the exons ATGGAAGATAGGCTATACAAAAGTTCATTTTTTCATAAGCAAGAAGATTCCACCGGAACTCCGCCGGATAATGCTGCTGATTCTTGTTTTTCCGGTGATGAAGCGGCTGAAGTTAACATGCCATCACCTAGAAAaag GAGAGGAGCAAAAAGGAAAGTAATATCAGTGCCAATAATTGAAGCTGATGGATCAAGGAGTAAAGGAGAAGTTTATCCACCACCAGATTCTTGGTCTTGGAGGAAATATGGACAGAAGCCAATTAAAGGTTCACCTTATCCCag GGGATATTATCGATGCAGTAGTTCCAAAGGCTGTCCCGCCAGAAAACAAGTCGAACGTAGCTGCCTCGACCCCACCATGCTCCTCATCACCTACTGCTCCGATCACAACCACCAACTCCCCGCCGCCACCGCCACCAAACACCACCATACCGCCGCCGCCGGCGCTACTTCACCATCCACCTCCACCGGCACCGCCGTAGACATCAACCCTTCCGCCGCCTCCGACACGGCCAAAAAATCGTCACCGGAAGAGCACGAGACGAATATATTTGCTGGATTCTCGGAGTTCGCCGGTGAATTAGGTTGGTTTTCAGATATGGGAACCAGCACGTTAATGGAGAGTGCTTCGACTTCGGCAACATCCATAGTGGGGTCCACATGGAATGATAGTGACGTGGCATTAATGTTGCCGATTCGGGAAGAGGACCAGTCATTGTACGGTGATCTCGGTGAGTTGCCGGAATGTTCGTTTGTTTTCCGGCGGTATAGTGTCGAAACTACCTGTTGTGGCGGTACAGGATAA
- the LOC107878418 gene encoding probable WRKY transcription factor 65 isoform X1 — protein sequence MEDRLYKSSFFHKQEDSTGTPPDNAADSCFSGDEAAEVNMPSPRKSRRGAKRKVISVPIIEADGSRSKGEVYPPPDSWSWRKYGQKPIKGSPYPRGYYRCSSSKGCPARKQVERSCLDPTMLLITYCSDHNHQLPAATATKHHHTAAAGATSPSTSTGTAVDINPSAASDTAKKSSPEEHETNIFAGFSEFAGELGWFSDMGTSTLMESASTSATSIVGSTWNDSDVALMLPIREEDQSLYGDLGELPECSFVFRRYSVETTCCGGTG from the exons ATGGAAGATAGGCTATACAAAAGTTCATTTTTTCATAAGCAAGAAGATTCCACCGGAACTCCGCCGGATAATGCTGCTGATTCTTGTTTTTCCGGTGATGAAGCGGCTGAAGTTAACATGCCATCACCTAGAAAaag TAGGAGAGGAGCAAAAAGGAAAGTAATATCAGTGCCAATAATTGAAGCTGATGGATCAAGGAGTAAAGGAGAAGTTTATCCACCACCAGATTCTTGGTCTTGGAGGAAATATGGACAGAAGCCAATTAAAGGTTCACCTTATCCCag GGGATATTATCGATGCAGTAGTTCCAAAGGCTGTCCCGCCAGAAAACAAGTCGAACGTAGCTGCCTCGACCCCACCATGCTCCTCATCACCTACTGCTCCGATCACAACCACCAACTCCCCGCCGCCACCGCCACCAAACACCACCATACCGCCGCCGCCGGCGCTACTTCACCATCCACCTCCACCGGCACCGCCGTAGACATCAACCCTTCCGCCGCCTCCGACACGGCCAAAAAATCGTCACCGGAAGAGCACGAGACGAATATATTTGCTGGATTCTCGGAGTTCGCCGGTGAATTAGGTTGGTTTTCAGATATGGGAACCAGCACGTTAATGGAGAGTGCTTCGACTTCGGCAACATCCATAGTGGGGTCCACATGGAATGATAGTGACGTGGCATTAATGTTGCCGATTCGGGAAGAGGACCAGTCATTGTACGGTGATCTCGGTGAGTTGCCGGAATGTTCGTTTGTTTTCCGGCGGTATAGTGTCGAAACTACCTGTTGTGGCGGTACAGGATAA